A window from Lachnoanaerobaculum umeaense encodes these proteins:
- a CDS encoding ComEC/Rec2 family competence protein — MKLLKKILMSSLCAMMIIGTSMTVHAGVIGKSSSAYPKVVMGSTTDANTYLNGAEIHMLTSATKSQMMSFVIKTKNGKIIVVDGGLPEDEPHLVETIKSFGNEVSAWILSHPHSDHGGAFTKLAENGFEGLQIDAFYYNIREQAWYDKYESYRAEMVNTIRNSIAKLPAGVSHMTSKGEVYYVDGVAIHVINDPYWIESNSINNSSVVFRLDFDNGTRVLFLGDMGPAAGERLKADVPASELKADIVQMAHHGQYGVNKDVYELIAPKVAMWNAPEWLWDNDGGSGYNTGNYKTLEVRSWMEELGTKKNFVIKDGDQTIK, encoded by the coding sequence ATGAAACTTCTAAAGAAAATTCTAATGTCGTCTCTATGTGCAATGATGATAATAGGCACAAGTATGACAGTACATGCAGGTGTTATAGGTAAAAGCTCATCAGCATATCCAAAGGTAGTTATGGGATCTACTACAGATGCCAACACATATCTGAATGGAGCAGAAATACATATGCTGACTTCAGCTACAAAAAGTCAGATGATGAGCTTTGTTATAAAGACAAAGAATGGCAAGATAATAGTGGTAGACGGTGGTCTTCCAGAAGATGAGCCACATTTGGTAGAAACTATAAAAAGCTTCGGAAATGAAGTAAGTGCATGGATTTTGTCTCACCCTCATAGTGATCATGGCGGTGCCTTTACAAAGCTTGCAGAGAATGGTTTTGAAGGACTACAGATAGATGCATTCTACTACAATATAAGAGAACAGGCTTGGTATGACAAGTATGAAAGCTATAGAGCAGAGATGGTAAATACTATTAGAAACTCAATAGCAAAATTACCGGCGGGTGTATCTCATATGACAAGTAAGGGTGAAGTTTATTATGTAGACGGAGTTGCTATACATGTAATCAATGATCCTTATTGGATAGAATCAAATTCTATCAACAATTCATCCGTAGTGTTCAGATTAGACTTTGACAATGGTACCAGAGTATTATTCTTAGGAGATATGGGACCTGCAGCAGGTGAGAGACTTAAGGCGGATGTACCTGCTTCAGAGTTAAAGGCTGATATCGTACAGATGGCTCATCACGGTCAGTACGGTGTAAACAAGGATGTATATGAGCTCATCGCACCTAAGGTAGCTATGTGGAATGCTCCTGAGTGGCTTTGGGACAATGACGGAGGTTCAGGTTACAATACCGGAAATTATAAGACTCTTGAGGTTAGATCCTGGATGGAAGAGTTGGGAACAAAGAAGAACTTTGTTATAAAGGACGGAGACCAGACCATCAAATAA